A section of the Anabaena cylindrica PCC 7122 genome encodes:
- the ureC gene encoding urease subunit alpha, protein MTYKMNRQAYAETYGPTVGDKIRLADTELFIEVEQDFTTYGDEVKFGGGKVIRDGMGQSPISNHDGAVDLVITNALILDWWGIVKADIGIKDGKIHKIGKAGNPYIQDNIDIIIGPGTEALAGEGMILTAGGIDSHIHFICPQQIEVAIASGITTMIGGGTGPATGTNATTCTPGPWNMYRMLQAADAFPVNIGFLGKGNTSQPQGLIEQVQAGAMGLKLHEDWGTTPATIDTCLTVADEYDVQVAIHTDTLNEAGFVEDTIAAFKHRAIHTYHTEGAGGGHAPDIIKVCGQSNVLPSSTNPTRPYTLNTLDEHLDMLMVCHHLDPAIPEDVAFAESRIRRETIAAEDILHDLGAFSMIASDSQAMGRVGEVIIRTWQTSHKMKVQRGSLAGDSNADNLRAKRYVAKYTINPAITHGISQYVGSVEAGKLADLCLWKPAFFGVKPEIVIKGGMIAWAQMGDANASIPTPQPVHARPMFGSFAGARNATSLTFVSQAALERDIPQQLGLHKTAVAVSGTRQISKRDMKLNDALPHIEVDPETYEVRADGELLTCEPATVLPMAQRYFLF, encoded by the coding sequence ATGACCTACAAAATGAACCGCCAAGCCTACGCTGAAACCTACGGACCAACAGTAGGAGACAAAATCAGACTAGCTGACACAGAATTATTTATTGAAGTAGAACAAGACTTCACCACATACGGCGACGAAGTAAAATTTGGTGGGGGAAAAGTCATCAGAGACGGAATGGGACAATCCCCCATTTCTAATCATGATGGTGCAGTAGACTTAGTTATTACTAACGCCTTAATTCTCGATTGGTGGGGAATTGTGAAAGCGGATATTGGTATTAAAGACGGCAAAATTCACAAAATTGGTAAAGCTGGAAATCCCTATATTCAAGACAACATAGATATTATTATTGGACCCGGAACCGAAGCTTTAGCAGGGGAAGGAATGATTCTGACGGCTGGGGGAATTGATTCTCACATTCATTTTATTTGTCCCCAACAGATTGAAGTTGCGATCGCATCGGGAATCACTACCATGATAGGTGGAGGAACAGGCCCCGCAACAGGTACAAACGCCACCACCTGCACTCCCGGCCCTTGGAATATGTACCGAATGCTGCAAGCGGCTGATGCTTTCCCGGTTAATATCGGCTTTTTAGGCAAAGGTAACACCAGTCAACCCCAAGGACTCATAGAACAAGTCCAAGCCGGTGCAATGGGGTTAAAACTCCATGAAGACTGGGGAACTACCCCCGCAACCATTGACACCTGTCTCACTGTTGCTGATGAATATGATGTCCAAGTTGCAATTCACACCGACACCCTCAACGAAGCCGGATTTGTTGAAGATACTATTGCGGCTTTTAAACATCGTGCCATTCACACCTACCACACCGAAGGTGCAGGAGGAGGACACGCACCCGATATCATCAAAGTCTGTGGACAAAGCAACGTTTTACCATCTTCCACGAATCCTACCCGTCCTTACACCCTCAACACCCTAGATGAACACCTGGATATGTTGATGGTATGTCATCACTTAGATCCGGCAATTCCCGAAGATGTTGCCTTTGCTGAGTCCCGCATTCGTCGAGAAACCATCGCTGCGGAGGATATTCTGCACGATTTAGGCGCGTTTAGTATGATTGCTTCGGATTCCCAAGCGATGGGACGTGTTGGTGAAGTGATAATTCGGACTTGGCAGACATCACACAAAATGAAGGTACAACGCGGAAGCCTTGCTGGAGATAGCAATGCAGACAATCTCCGAGCGAAAAGATATGTCGCTAAATATACAATTAACCCAGCGATTACACATGGTATTTCCCAATATGTGGGGTCAGTGGAAGCCGGGAAATTAGCAGATTTATGTTTGTGGAAACCGGCCTTTTTTGGTGTGAAACCAGAAATTGTGATTAAAGGGGGAATGATTGCTTGGGCGCAAATGGGTGATGCAAATGCTAGTATTCCCACACCGCAGCCTGTACACGCACGTCCCATGTTTGGTAGTTTTGCCGGTGCGAGGAATGCTACATCATTAACTTTTGTTTCTCAAGCTGCTTTAGAAAGAGATATTCCCCAACAATTAGGGTTACACAAAACAGCAGTTGCAGTTTCAGGAACTCGGCAAATTAGTAAGCGGGATATGAAATTAAATGATGCTTTACCTCATATTGAAGTAGACCCAGAAACCTACGAAGTTCGCGCAGATGGAGAATTATTAACTTGTGAACCAGCAACGGTTTTACCAATGGCACAAAGATACTTTTTGTTTTAG
- a CDS encoding DUF4351 domain-containing protein: MLLEDLGEALFDFSEVGDLVTWLNERVGN, encoded by the coding sequence ATCCTTTTAGAAGATTTGGGAGAAGCATTATTTGATTTTTCTGAAGTTGGTGATTTAGTGACTTGGTTAAACGAAAGAGTGGGCAATTAA
- a CDS encoding urease accessory protein UreD yields MIVNSPIDKNWHGRLNLVYAKRQDSTQLIYNHHQAPFNIQRPFYPEGQEVCHSVILHTAGGIVGGDRLSSDIHLEKDSQALITTAAAGKVYRSNGLPAKQTVNIQIGANACLEYLPQETILFNGAVYRQDLKVKLDTNSSFIGWEITRLGRSARGEKFLEGEMRSHTEIWQNGIPQWIDRQILPGSEEVFHSPHGLAGYPVVGSLVWVGSSVSREIIEKARSLVTQNNLTGVSRLQNGFLCRYRGNSTSEVRNWFTNVWQILRVSLLNRGNCIPRVWQI; encoded by the coding sequence ATGATTGTTAACAGTCCAATAGATAAAAATTGGCATGGAAGACTTAACTTAGTCTATGCTAAACGCCAAGATTCCACTCAGTTAATTTACAACCATCATCAAGCGCCGTTTAATATACAACGCCCCTTTTATCCAGAAGGACAAGAAGTTTGTCACAGCGTCATTTTACACACGGCTGGGGGCATTGTGGGGGGCGATCGCTTGTCATCTGATATCCACCTCGAAAAAGATTCTCAAGCATTAATCACCACAGCCGCTGCTGGTAAGGTATATCGCAGTAATGGCTTACCAGCAAAACAAACCGTAAATATCCAAATTGGTGCTAATGCTTGTTTAGAATATTTACCTCAAGAGACTATTTTATTCAATGGTGCTGTTTATCGTCAAGATTTAAAGGTAAAATTAGATACCAACTCTAGCTTTATCGGCTGGGAGATTACACGGTTGGGACGCAGTGCGAGAGGAGAAAAGTTTTTAGAGGGAGAAATGCGATCGCACACCGAAATCTGGCAAAATGGTATTCCGCAATGGATTGATAGGCAAATCTTGCCCGGTAGTGAAGAAGTATTTCACAGTCCCCACGGTTTAGCGGGATATCCTGTAGTTGGTAGCCTCGTTTGGGTAGGAAGTTCTGTTTCCAGAGAAATTATTGAAAAAGCACGTTCTCTAGTTACTCAAAATAATTTAACGGGTGTGAGTCGTCTGCAAAATGGATTTTTGTGTCGATATCGTGGTAATTCTACATCTGAAGTCAGAAACTGGTTTACAAATGTTTGGCAAATTTTACGAGTATCTTTGCTAAATCGTGGTAATTGTATTCCCAGAGTCTGGCAGATTTGA
- the ureA gene encoding urease subunit gamma: MQLTPQEKDKLLIFTAALVAERRKNRGLKLNYPEAVAFISAAILEGARDGQTVAELMSYGTTLLTRNDVMEGIPEMIHDVQVEATFPDGTKLVTVHNPIR; encoded by the coding sequence ATGCAACTTACACCCCAGGAAAAAGATAAATTATTAATTTTTACTGCTGCTTTAGTAGCAGAAAGACGAAAAAATAGAGGTTTGAAATTGAATTATCCAGAAGCAGTTGCTTTTATTTCTGCTGCGATTTTGGAAGGTGCAAGAGATGGACAAACGGTGGCAGAATTAATGAGTTATGGCACAACCTTATTAACTCGTAATGATGTCATGGAAGGTATTCCTGAAATGATTCATGATGTACAAGTAGAAGCAACTTTTCCAGACGGAACTAAGTTAGTAACTGTACATAATCCGATTAGATAA
- a CDS encoding urease subunit beta has protein sequence MIPGEIITPAGEIELNLGRPTTKLIVANTGDRPIQIGSHFHFYEVNTALHFDREKARGMRLDIPAGTAVRFEPGDEKEITLIHLVGKRQIYGFNNKIDGNL, from the coding sequence ATGATTCCAGGTGAAATCATCACCCCAGCAGGTGAAATAGAATTAAATCTAGGTCGTCCAACCACAAAATTAATAGTAGCAAATACAGGAGATAGACCAATTCAAATCGGTTCACATTTCCACTTTTACGAAGTTAACACCGCCCTACATTTTGATAGAGAAAAAGCGCGAGGAATGCGATTAGATATCCCCGCCGGCACAGCCGTGAGATTTGAACCAGGAGACGAAAAAGAAATTACCCTCATCCACCTCGTTGGTAAACGCCAAATTTACGGCTTCAACAACAAAATTGACGGAAACCTCTAA